The stretch of DNA CGACAAGTCAGTTATTTAAGCCGACAGCTCGGTGCGGCCCTTGCCACGGCGGGCAGCCAGGATGGCGCGGCCGGCACGGGTACGCATACGAAGGCGGAAGCCGTGCTTCTTGGCTCGACGGCGGTTATTCGGCTGAAAAGTCCGCTTGCTCACGTTAGTTACTCCAGTGGATCAAAGGTGCGTCCACCCGATCAATAAGGGGAAGAACTGGCCGACGCTAAGTTTTGTATATGTACGCTTCCCCCTGCTGCCCAGGCGCGGTGCGCTTGGGAGAATCAGTCGGGGCCAAAAAG from Pseudarthrobacter chlorophenolicus A6 encodes:
- the rpmH gene encoding 50S ribosomal protein L34, with translation MSKRTFQPNNRRRAKKHGFRLRMRTRAGRAILAARRGKGRTELSA